The proteins below are encoded in one region of Archocentrus centrarchus isolate MPI-CPG fArcCen1 chromosome 13, fArcCen1, whole genome shotgun sequence:
- the LOC115790962 gene encoding zinc finger protein 2 homolog isoform X3, translating into MSENTVFYSETKSIVETVIRTAVDVTGNSRDQTDANEQSLQRQQLDFDSVVEMLVREAARKINAVFSQLSLLLITENRTLKAKVGQLESELKTVTESFENARVWRENVLSGCPVLFKQSGQVFTLKPLGKLKIRTDKLTEGGSGSAAAPAGMRRIGQTCVPPSAAAPVVQGFTGPVPPAAPRVQRVSQTSPPAPVAAAAQSLSTSSPLSAAGVDGGRDPGGGEVTEEAVSLPDDGPGAAAGRPSEDTAEPEYTESQKRLEAEVLKKGRVFVCDICNKTFNRLFHLMKHMNTHKEQRPFACDQCPRKFRNAATFEHHLLRHEEKKYASYECELCQKKFKTKMGLKTHQVVHTNERPFTCSTCGKGFKTKYSLRSHQLVHTVEKPHKCSECGESFKHAFTLQCHRSTHTGEHPYKCTVCGKVFIKRRSLRTHQSVHRGKMFTCETCGAGFTLPQNLKRHMHIHTGVRPFKCQVCGKGFIQANKLKAHMLLHGASKPYMCDLCGKTFLYNCHLKRHQNVTHDEKHGQVMRRRSRERGRRRVIYRRDRTIVDVTQFSCGTCHKGFDTACSLKRHELIHTGHMQYRCDTCGKSFFYKATYDYHQRVHSGEKPFGCDVCGKRFIIRQALKTHKLQHSGEKPHKCEQCGKAFRMYTNYQRHQLIHTGEKPYECEVCGLRFRQLGHVKFHMQTHTGERPYSCSSCGLGFSDSRLLKKHSCSENYQKMPGHALAAS; encoded by the exons atgtcagaaaacacGGTGTTTTATTCAGAAACGAAGTCCATCGTGGAGACGGTTATCAGGACCGCTGTCGATGTTACCGGAAATTCAAGAGACCAAACCGACGCAAACGAACAAAGTCTGCAACGTCAG CAGCTGGATTTTGACAGCGTTGTGGAGATGTTGGTGCGCGAGGCAGCAAGAAAAATCAACGCCGTTTTTTCCCAGCTGTCTTTGCTGCTGATCACTGAAAACAGGACTCTGAAGGCCAAAGTGGGACAGCTGGAGAGCGAGCTGAAGACAGTGACTGAAAGCTTTGAAAATGCCAGAGTGTGGAGAGAGAACGTCCTGAGCGGCTGCCCGGTCCTGTTTAAGCAGAGCGGGCAGGTCTTCACCCTGAAGCCACTGGGGAAGTTAAAAATAAGGACAGATAAACTAACAGAGGGAGGCAGCGGATCAGCAGCGGCTCCCGCTGGAATGCGGAGAATCGGCCAAACGTGTGTCCCCCCTTCTGCGGCCGCTCCTGTGGTGCAGGGTTTCACAGGACCGgtgcctcctgctgctcctcgaGTGCAAAGAGTCAGCCAAACATCTCCCCCTGCTCCTGTTGCTGCTGCGGCGCAGTCCCTTTCCACATCATctcctctttctgctgctgggGTGGATGGTGGACGTGATCCTG GAGGTGGAGAGGTGACGGAGGAGGCGGTTTCTTTACCAGACGATGGACCGG GTGCTGCAGCAGGTCGCCCCTCAGAGGACACAGCTGAGCCCGAATACACCGAAAGCCAAAAGAGGCTGGAGGCCGAGGTGCTGAAGAAAGGGAGGGTGTTTGTGTGCGACATCTGTAACAAGACTTTTAACCGGCTCTTCCACCTCATGAAGCACATGAACACCCACAAAGAGCAGCGGCCTTTCGCCTGCGACCAGTGCCCGAGAAAGTTCAGGAACGCGGCGACTTTTGAGCACCACCTGCTGCGGCACGAAGAGAAGAAGTACGCCAGCTACGAGTGCGAGCTCTGCCAGAAGAAGTTCAAAACTAAAATGGGGCTGAAGACGCACCAGGTGGTGCACACGAACGAAAGGCCGTTCACCTGCTCCACCTGCGGGAAAGGCTTCAAAACCAAATACAGCCTGAGGTCTCACCAGCTCGTGCACACGGTCGAGAAGCCGCACAAGTGCTCCGAGTGCGGGGAGAGCTTCAAACACGCCTTCACCCTTCAGTGCCACAGAAGCACCCACACCGGGGAGCACCCGTACAAATGCACGGTGTGTGGCAAAGTTTTTATAAAGAGGCGATCGCTCAGGACGCACCAGTCGGTCCACAGAGGGAAGATGTTCACCTGCGAGACGTGCGGCGCGGGCTTCACTCTGCCTCAAAACCTGAAGAGACACATGCACATCCACACGGGCGTGAGGCCGTTCAAATGTCAGGTGTGCGGGAAGGGCTTCATTCAGGCCAACAAGCTGAAAGCACACATGCTTCTTCATGGAGCGTCAAAGCCGTACATGTGCGACCTGTGCGGGAAGACTTTTCTGTACAACTGCCACCTGAAGAGACACCAGAACGTAACTCACGACGAGAAGCATGGGCAGGTCATGAGGAGGCGGTCTCGGGAGCGAGGCCGGCGCAGAGTTATCTACCGGCGGGACAGGACAATAGTGGACGTGACGCAGTTCAGCTGCGGCACCTGTCACAAGGGCTTCGACACGGCTTGTTCGCTGAAGAGGCACGAGCTGATCCACACGGGTCACATGCAGTACCGCTGCGACACGTGCGGGAAGTCCTTCTTCTACAAAGCCACTTACGACTACCACCAGCGGGTCCACTCCGGAGAGAAGCCCTTCGGTTGCGATGTGTGCGGGAAGAGGTTCATCATCCGTCAGGCGCTCAAGACCCACAAGCTGCAGCACTCCGGAGAGAAACCGCACAAATGCGAGCAGTGCGGCAAGGCCTTCCGCATGTACACCAACTACCAGAGACACCAGCTGATCCACACGGGAGAGAAGCCGTACGAGTGCGAGGTCTGCGGCCTGAGGTTCAGGCAGCTCGGGCACGTCAAGTTTCACATGCAGACCCACACGGGAGAACGACCGTACTCGTGCAGCAGCTGCGGACTCGGATTCTCAGACTCGAGGCTCCTCaagaaacacagctgcagcgAAAACTACCAGAAGATGCCGGGGCACGCACTCGCAGCATCCTGA
- the LOC115790962 gene encoding zinc finger protein 2 homolog isoform X1, producing the protein MSENTVFYSETKSIVETVIRTAVDVTGNSRDQTDANEQSLQRQQLDFDSVVEMLVREAARKINAVFSQLSLLLITENRTLKAKVGQLESELKTVTESFENARVWRENVLSGCPVLFKQSGQVFTLKPLGKLKIRTDKLTEGGSGSAAAPAGMRRIGQTCVPPSAAAPVVQGFTGPVPPAAPRVQRVSQTSPPAPVAAAAQSLSTSSPLSAAGVDGGRDPGGGEVTEEAVSLPDDGPGENLNGAAAGRPSEDTAEPEYTESQKRLEAEVLKKGRVFVCDICNKTFNRLFHLMKHMNTHKEQRPFACDQCPRKFRNAATFEHHLLRHEEKKYASYECELCQKKFKTKMGLKTHQVVHTNERPFTCSTCGKGFKTKYSLRSHQLVHTVEKPHKCSECGESFKHAFTLQCHRSTHTGEHPYKCTVCGKVFIKRRSLRTHQSVHRGKMFTCETCGAGFTLPQNLKRHMHIHTGVRPFKCQVCGKGFIQANKLKAHMLLHGASKPYMCDLCGKTFLYNCHLKRHQNVTHDEKHGQVMRRRSRERGRRRVIYRRDRTIVDVTQFSCGTCHKGFDTACSLKRHELIHTGHMQYRCDTCGKSFFYKATYDYHQRVHSGEKPFGCDVCGKRFIIRQALKTHKLQHSGEKPHKCEQCGKAFRMYTNYQRHQLIHTGEKPYECEVCGLRFRQLGHVKFHMQTHTGERPYSCSSCGLGFSDSRLLKKHSCSENYQKMPGHALAAS; encoded by the exons atgtcagaaaacacGGTGTTTTATTCAGAAACGAAGTCCATCGTGGAGACGGTTATCAGGACCGCTGTCGATGTTACCGGAAATTCAAGAGACCAAACCGACGCAAACGAACAAAGTCTGCAACGTCAG CAGCTGGATTTTGACAGCGTTGTGGAGATGTTGGTGCGCGAGGCAGCAAGAAAAATCAACGCCGTTTTTTCCCAGCTGTCTTTGCTGCTGATCACTGAAAACAGGACTCTGAAGGCCAAAGTGGGACAGCTGGAGAGCGAGCTGAAGACAGTGACTGAAAGCTTTGAAAATGCCAGAGTGTGGAGAGAGAACGTCCTGAGCGGCTGCCCGGTCCTGTTTAAGCAGAGCGGGCAGGTCTTCACCCTGAAGCCACTGGGGAAGTTAAAAATAAGGACAGATAAACTAACAGAGGGAGGCAGCGGATCAGCAGCGGCTCCCGCTGGAATGCGGAGAATCGGCCAAACGTGTGTCCCCCCTTCTGCGGCCGCTCCTGTGGTGCAGGGTTTCACAGGACCGgtgcctcctgctgctcctcgaGTGCAAAGAGTCAGCCAAACATCTCCCCCTGCTCCTGTTGCTGCTGCGGCGCAGTCCCTTTCCACATCATctcctctttctgctgctgggGTGGATGGTGGACGTGATCCTG GAGGTGGAGAGGTGACGGAGGAGGCGGTTTCTTTACCAGACGATGGACCGGGTGAGAATTTAAATG GTGCTGCAGCAGGTCGCCCCTCAGAGGACACAGCTGAGCCCGAATACACCGAAAGCCAAAAGAGGCTGGAGGCCGAGGTGCTGAAGAAAGGGAGGGTGTTTGTGTGCGACATCTGTAACAAGACTTTTAACCGGCTCTTCCACCTCATGAAGCACATGAACACCCACAAAGAGCAGCGGCCTTTCGCCTGCGACCAGTGCCCGAGAAAGTTCAGGAACGCGGCGACTTTTGAGCACCACCTGCTGCGGCACGAAGAGAAGAAGTACGCCAGCTACGAGTGCGAGCTCTGCCAGAAGAAGTTCAAAACTAAAATGGGGCTGAAGACGCACCAGGTGGTGCACACGAACGAAAGGCCGTTCACCTGCTCCACCTGCGGGAAAGGCTTCAAAACCAAATACAGCCTGAGGTCTCACCAGCTCGTGCACACGGTCGAGAAGCCGCACAAGTGCTCCGAGTGCGGGGAGAGCTTCAAACACGCCTTCACCCTTCAGTGCCACAGAAGCACCCACACCGGGGAGCACCCGTACAAATGCACGGTGTGTGGCAAAGTTTTTATAAAGAGGCGATCGCTCAGGACGCACCAGTCGGTCCACAGAGGGAAGATGTTCACCTGCGAGACGTGCGGCGCGGGCTTCACTCTGCCTCAAAACCTGAAGAGACACATGCACATCCACACGGGCGTGAGGCCGTTCAAATGTCAGGTGTGCGGGAAGGGCTTCATTCAGGCCAACAAGCTGAAAGCACACATGCTTCTTCATGGAGCGTCAAAGCCGTACATGTGCGACCTGTGCGGGAAGACTTTTCTGTACAACTGCCACCTGAAGAGACACCAGAACGTAACTCACGACGAGAAGCATGGGCAGGTCATGAGGAGGCGGTCTCGGGAGCGAGGCCGGCGCAGAGTTATCTACCGGCGGGACAGGACAATAGTGGACGTGACGCAGTTCAGCTGCGGCACCTGTCACAAGGGCTTCGACACGGCTTGTTCGCTGAAGAGGCACGAGCTGATCCACACGGGTCACATGCAGTACCGCTGCGACACGTGCGGGAAGTCCTTCTTCTACAAAGCCACTTACGACTACCACCAGCGGGTCCACTCCGGAGAGAAGCCCTTCGGTTGCGATGTGTGCGGGAAGAGGTTCATCATCCGTCAGGCGCTCAAGACCCACAAGCTGCAGCACTCCGGAGAGAAACCGCACAAATGCGAGCAGTGCGGCAAGGCCTTCCGCATGTACACCAACTACCAGAGACACCAGCTGATCCACACGGGAGAGAAGCCGTACGAGTGCGAGGTCTGCGGCCTGAGGTTCAGGCAGCTCGGGCACGTCAAGTTTCACATGCAGACCCACACGGGAGAACGACCGTACTCGTGCAGCAGCTGCGGACTCGGATTCTCAGACTCGAGGCTCCTCaagaaacacagctgcagcgAAAACTACCAGAAGATGCCGGGGCACGCACTCGCAGCATCCTGA
- the LOC115791252 gene encoding oocyte zinc finger protein XlCOF6-like, with translation MEAKFGSEVASIVEVAIRATVSVFRDVLAKEAPNTEWEEARMGEIQEIEKCLVVEIHRVFTELSAELLDENEALRAKVEQLEDVLQRKAGQLEQELEARVGQLGRDMKQLEKELKTISEGPTHVLLQDGSVMGGPVLSVTSLGAPQSAAEESISDSLLVSAGSPEVVHSSTAASATVPKPAVAPIVFVGGVSSAPTVLLVGASQVIAESSTVSEATGPAAFLLKPAASPGSTPQDVPSPDSSTVSGLDSMQEKKSLEEEASARTRRTRRAAVKSETVSADNAAEEKQNKLDDEQGRRLRKKDSQTARRFFCEHCDLGFHWKGELKKHMKVHKKPFPCDKCGRSFLEKTSLENHLLRHEATKAPLPFPCPQCKRSYRKEESLQNHLKRHQRSKPPKPFSCDQCGKTFRIKQSLENHLLRHEKWKQLLKCQLCEKTCKTSVQLKCHMAVHSEERPFSCATCGKEFKSKDTLRFHQMVHTNTKKYKCTMCDETFKYAHSLTVHKRKHTGDSPFVCPVCNRSYRTGTALKRHSVVHTGEKPFTCHVCGARFSLNNNLKRHLRIHTGEKPFGCQECGKSFSDNNKLKSHMLIHGARKPFMCDLCGKTFLFNCRLQIHQRYVHADRNEQSDGAQNFCQARRQNKSLVKPYSCKICLKGFSAACSLKLHEKGHSEHKEFNCGICGKSFHNKYSFSYHQRSHTGEKPFVCDVCGKRFFHAASLKQHERIHTGEKPYKCDQCGKSFRTDGNFYRHMRIHTGEKPFECTFCHRKFHQSNQLKSHLQIHTGQKLYSCQQCNRGFSDSRQLKKHSCDAP, from the exons ATGGAAGCGAAGTTCGGCAGCGAAGTGGCGTCGATCGTGGAAGTCGCCATCCGAGCGACTGTGTCTGTGTTCAGGGACGTGCTGGCGAAAGAGGCGCCAAACACGGAGTGGGAAGAGGCGAGGATGGGCGAGATCCAGGAGATAGAGAAGTGCCTGGTGGTGGAGATCCACAGAGTGTTCACGGAGCTCTCCGCGGAGCTGCTAGATGAGAACGAGGCTTTGCGGGCTAAGGTGGAGCAGCTGGAGGACGTGCTGCAGAGGAAAGCCGGGcagctggagcaggagctggagGCCAGAGTGGGGCAGCTGGGCAGAGACATGAAGCAGCTGGAGAAGGAACTGAAGACCATCAGCGAGGGCCCGACTCACGTCCTGCTGCAGGACGGCTCCGTGATGG gAGGTCCTGTGCTGTCAGTTACCAGTCTGGGTGCTCCACAGTCGGCTGCAGAGGAATCAATTTCAGACTCTCTGCTGGTTTCAGCAGGATCTCCTGAAGTCGTCCACAGCTCCACGGCTGCATCAGCGACCGTCCCCAAACCTGCGGTTGCCCCGATTGTGTTTGTGGGCGGAGTCAGCTCCGCTCCCACCGTGCTGTTGGTTGGTGCCAGCCAAGTAATAGCGGAGTCCTCAACCGTCTCCGAAGCAACAGGACCCGCAGCGTTCCTACTCAAACCGGCAGCCTCGCCGGGCTCTACACCTCAAGACGTCCCCAGTCCAGACTCCAGTACCGTCAGCGGTCTCGACTCGATGCAGGAAAAG AAGTCTTTGGAAGAAGAAGCTTCAGCGAGAACTAGGAGAACAAGAAGGGCAGCTGTTAAGAGTGAAACAG TTTCCGCTGACAACGCCgctgaagagaaacaaaacaagttGGATGACGAGCAGGGCAGACGGCTGAGGAAGAAAGATTCACAGACAGCGAGGCGGTTCTTCTGTGAGCACTGCGACCTTGGTTTTCACTGGAAAGGTGAATTAAAGAAACACATGAAGGTCCACAAGAAGCCTTTTCCTTGTGATAAGTGTGGCAGGAGTTTCCTGGAAAAGACATCTCTGGAAAATCACCTTTTGCGCCATGAGGCGACTAAAGCCCCGCTGCCCTTCCCGTGTCCTCAGTGTAAACGATCGTACAGGAAAGAGGAGTCGCTTCAGAACCACCTCAAACGTCACCAGCGATCCAAACCTCCGAAGCCGTTCTCCTGCGATCAGTGCGGGAAAACGTTCAGAATTAAGCAGTCTCTGGAAAACCACCTCTTACGCCACGAGAAATGGAAACAGCTGCTGAAGTGCCAGCTCTGCGAGAAGACCTGCAAGACGTCGGTTCAGCTCAAGTGTCACATGGCCGTGCACTCGGAAGAAAGACCTTTCAGCTGCGCAACATGCGGGAAGGAGTTCAAGAGTAAAGACACGCTTCGCTTCCACCAGATGGttcacacaaacaccaaaaaatataaatgcaccATGTGTGACGAGACTTTCAAATATGCCCACTCGCTGACCGTGCACAAGAGGAAACACACGGGCGACAGTCCGTTTGTGTGTCCCGTGTGCAACAGGTCGTACCGGACCGGCACGGCGCTGAAAAGACACAGTGTGGTCCACACGGGAGAGAAGCCCTTCACCTGTCACGTATGTGGAGCGAGGTTCAGTTTGAATAACAACCTGAAAAGGCATCTTCGCATTCACACGGGAGAAAAGCCGTTCGGCTGTCAGGAGTGCGGCAAGAGCTTCTCGGACAACAACAAGCTCAAGTCCCACATGCTCATCCATGGTGCCAGAAAGCCTTTTATGTGCGACCTGTGCGGGAAGACCTTCCTCTTCAACTGCAGGCTGCAGATACATCAGAGGTATGTGCATGCCGACAGGAACGAGCAGTCGGACGGCGCACAGAATTTCTGCCAGGCTCGCCGCCAGAACAAGTCGCTGGTTAAACCATACAGCTGCAAAATATGCCTGAAAGGCTTCAGCGCCGCGTGCTCGCTCAAACTTCACGAAAAAGGCCACAGCGAGCACAAAGAGTTCAACTGTGGCATCTGCGGGAAGTCTTTCCATAACAAATACTCTTTCAGCTATCATCAGCGGAGCCACACGGGCGAGAAGCCGTTTGTTTGCGACGTGTGCGGAAAGAGGTTTTTCCACGCTGCTAGTCTGAAGCAGCACGAGCGCATTCACACAGGCGAGAAGCCGTACAAGTGTGACCAGTGCGGCAAGTCCTTCAGGACGGACGGAAACTTCTATAGGCACATGCGGATCCACACGGGGGAGAAGCCTTTTGAGTGTACGTTCTGTCACAGGAAGTTCCACCAGTCTAATCAGCTCAAGTCCCACCTGCAGATCCACACGGGCCAGAAGCTCTACTCGTGCCAGCAGTGTAACCGAGGCTTCTCCGATTCGAGGCAGCTCaagaagcacagctgtgacGCCCCGTAG
- the LOC115790962 gene encoding zinc finger protein 2 homolog isoform X2, translated as MSENTVFYSETKSIVETVIRTAVDVTGNSRDQTDANEQSLQRQLDFDSVVEMLVREAARKINAVFSQLSLLLITENRTLKAKVGQLESELKTVTESFENARVWRENVLSGCPVLFKQSGQVFTLKPLGKLKIRTDKLTEGGSGSAAAPAGMRRIGQTCVPPSAAAPVVQGFTGPVPPAAPRVQRVSQTSPPAPVAAAAQSLSTSSPLSAAGVDGGRDPGGGEVTEEAVSLPDDGPGENLNGAAAGRPSEDTAEPEYTESQKRLEAEVLKKGRVFVCDICNKTFNRLFHLMKHMNTHKEQRPFACDQCPRKFRNAATFEHHLLRHEEKKYASYECELCQKKFKTKMGLKTHQVVHTNERPFTCSTCGKGFKTKYSLRSHQLVHTVEKPHKCSECGESFKHAFTLQCHRSTHTGEHPYKCTVCGKVFIKRRSLRTHQSVHRGKMFTCETCGAGFTLPQNLKRHMHIHTGVRPFKCQVCGKGFIQANKLKAHMLLHGASKPYMCDLCGKTFLYNCHLKRHQNVTHDEKHGQVMRRRSRERGRRRVIYRRDRTIVDVTQFSCGTCHKGFDTACSLKRHELIHTGHMQYRCDTCGKSFFYKATYDYHQRVHSGEKPFGCDVCGKRFIIRQALKTHKLQHSGEKPHKCEQCGKAFRMYTNYQRHQLIHTGEKPYECEVCGLRFRQLGHVKFHMQTHTGERPYSCSSCGLGFSDSRLLKKHSCSENYQKMPGHALAAS; from the exons atgtcagaaaacacGGTGTTTTATTCAGAAACGAAGTCCATCGTGGAGACGGTTATCAGGACCGCTGTCGATGTTACCGGAAATTCAAGAGACCAAACCGACGCAAACGAACAAAGTCTGCAACGTCAG CTGGATTTTGACAGCGTTGTGGAGATGTTGGTGCGCGAGGCAGCAAGAAAAATCAACGCCGTTTTTTCCCAGCTGTCTTTGCTGCTGATCACTGAAAACAGGACTCTGAAGGCCAAAGTGGGACAGCTGGAGAGCGAGCTGAAGACAGTGACTGAAAGCTTTGAAAATGCCAGAGTGTGGAGAGAGAACGTCCTGAGCGGCTGCCCGGTCCTGTTTAAGCAGAGCGGGCAGGTCTTCACCCTGAAGCCACTGGGGAAGTTAAAAATAAGGACAGATAAACTAACAGAGGGAGGCAGCGGATCAGCAGCGGCTCCCGCTGGAATGCGGAGAATCGGCCAAACGTGTGTCCCCCCTTCTGCGGCCGCTCCTGTGGTGCAGGGTTTCACAGGACCGgtgcctcctgctgctcctcgaGTGCAAAGAGTCAGCCAAACATCTCCCCCTGCTCCTGTTGCTGCTGCGGCGCAGTCCCTTTCCACATCATctcctctttctgctgctgggGTGGATGGTGGACGTGATCCTG GAGGTGGAGAGGTGACGGAGGAGGCGGTTTCTTTACCAGACGATGGACCGGGTGAGAATTTAAATG GTGCTGCAGCAGGTCGCCCCTCAGAGGACACAGCTGAGCCCGAATACACCGAAAGCCAAAAGAGGCTGGAGGCCGAGGTGCTGAAGAAAGGGAGGGTGTTTGTGTGCGACATCTGTAACAAGACTTTTAACCGGCTCTTCCACCTCATGAAGCACATGAACACCCACAAAGAGCAGCGGCCTTTCGCCTGCGACCAGTGCCCGAGAAAGTTCAGGAACGCGGCGACTTTTGAGCACCACCTGCTGCGGCACGAAGAGAAGAAGTACGCCAGCTACGAGTGCGAGCTCTGCCAGAAGAAGTTCAAAACTAAAATGGGGCTGAAGACGCACCAGGTGGTGCACACGAACGAAAGGCCGTTCACCTGCTCCACCTGCGGGAAAGGCTTCAAAACCAAATACAGCCTGAGGTCTCACCAGCTCGTGCACACGGTCGAGAAGCCGCACAAGTGCTCCGAGTGCGGGGAGAGCTTCAAACACGCCTTCACCCTTCAGTGCCACAGAAGCACCCACACCGGGGAGCACCCGTACAAATGCACGGTGTGTGGCAAAGTTTTTATAAAGAGGCGATCGCTCAGGACGCACCAGTCGGTCCACAGAGGGAAGATGTTCACCTGCGAGACGTGCGGCGCGGGCTTCACTCTGCCTCAAAACCTGAAGAGACACATGCACATCCACACGGGCGTGAGGCCGTTCAAATGTCAGGTGTGCGGGAAGGGCTTCATTCAGGCCAACAAGCTGAAAGCACACATGCTTCTTCATGGAGCGTCAAAGCCGTACATGTGCGACCTGTGCGGGAAGACTTTTCTGTACAACTGCCACCTGAAGAGACACCAGAACGTAACTCACGACGAGAAGCATGGGCAGGTCATGAGGAGGCGGTCTCGGGAGCGAGGCCGGCGCAGAGTTATCTACCGGCGGGACAGGACAATAGTGGACGTGACGCAGTTCAGCTGCGGCACCTGTCACAAGGGCTTCGACACGGCTTGTTCGCTGAAGAGGCACGAGCTGATCCACACGGGTCACATGCAGTACCGCTGCGACACGTGCGGGAAGTCCTTCTTCTACAAAGCCACTTACGACTACCACCAGCGGGTCCACTCCGGAGAGAAGCCCTTCGGTTGCGATGTGTGCGGGAAGAGGTTCATCATCCGTCAGGCGCTCAAGACCCACAAGCTGCAGCACTCCGGAGAGAAACCGCACAAATGCGAGCAGTGCGGCAAGGCCTTCCGCATGTACACCAACTACCAGAGACACCAGCTGATCCACACGGGAGAGAAGCCGTACGAGTGCGAGGTCTGCGGCCTGAGGTTCAGGCAGCTCGGGCACGTCAAGTTTCACATGCAGACCCACACGGGAGAACGACCGTACTCGTGCAGCAGCTGCGGACTCGGATTCTCAGACTCGAGGCTCCTCaagaaacacagctgcagcgAAAACTACCAGAAGATGCCGGGGCACGCACTCGCAGCATCCTGA